One window from the genome of Paraclostridium sordellii encodes:
- the rbsC gene encoding ribose ABC transporter permease: MEAKISQKENKQMDFKNLLIKYKSLVGLLLLIVVVSVLSPSFLSTRNILNILRQTSVNAIIAAGMTFVILTGGIDLSVGSVLAISGAFAASLLASGQSIFVAVIAAAVCGAVVGFVNGFVIAKGKLQPFIATLATMTIFRGITLVFTDGKPITLGSNALAMSFGKIGGGTIIGIPAPVVITVVVFIACYYILNHTKMGRYTYALGGNEEATKLSGLNTDKIKIWVYTISGILSAIAGIIITSRLYSAQPTAGTGYELDAIAAVVLGGTKLTGGKGKISGTIIGALIIGVLSNALNILDVSSYYQMMVKGIVILIAVLLDRKSN; encoded by the coding sequence ATGGAAGCGAAGATAAGTCAAAAAGAAAATAAACAAATGGATTTTAAAAACTTATTAATAAAGTATAAGTCATTAGTTGGGCTATTATTATTAATAGTTGTAGTTTCAGTGCTTAGTCCATCTTTTTTAAGCACTAGAAATATATTAAATATATTAAGACAGACATCAGTAAATGCTATAATAGCAGCAGGTATGACATTTGTAATTTTAACAGGAGGTATAGACCTTTCTGTTGGATCTGTACTAGCTATTAGTGGAGCTTTTGCAGCATCACTTTTAGCATCAGGTCAAAGTATTTTTGTGGCAGTAATAGCAGCTGCTGTATGTGGTGCAGTGGTAGGATTTGTAAATGGATTTGTAATAGCTAAAGGAAAGTTACAACCATTCATAGCTACACTTGCAACAATGACAATATTTAGAGGTATTACATTAGTGTTTACTGATGGGAAGCCTATAACTTTAGGAAGTAATGCATTAGCTATGTCGTTTGGTAAAATAGGTGGAGGAACAATAATTGGTATACCAGCACCTGTAGTTATAACTGTAGTAGTATTTATAGCATGTTATTATATTTTAAATCATACTAAAATGGGTAGATACACATATGCATTAGGTGGAAATGAAGAAGCAACAAAATTATCGGGATTAAATACAGATAAAATAAAAATATGGGTATACACTATAAGTGGTATACTATCAGCTATAGCAGGTATTATAATAACTTCTAGACTATACTCAGCTCAACCTACAGCTGGTACAGGATATGAATTAGATGCAATCGCAGCAGTTGTTCTAGGTGGAACAAAGTTAACTGGAGGAAAAGGTAAAATAAGTGGGACTATAATAGGTGCACTTATAATCGGAGTACTTAGTAATGCTCTTAACATTTTAGATGTATCATCATATTACCAAATGATGGTAAAAGGTATAGTTATATTAATAGCTGTATTACTTGATAGAAAAAGTAATTAA
- the rbsA gene encoding ribose ABC transporter ATP-binding protein RbsA — protein MKSPILQMKNIVKEFPGVKALDGVNLELYQGKVMALMGENGAGKSTLMKVLSGVYKKDKGQIYYNGNLEDIKGPKDAQEKGIAIIHQELNLIQDLTIGENIFLGREPKKGLRIDFKKLYEEADKYLNKLNIKTSSKELVGNLSIGQQQMVEIAKALSLDAKIIIMDEPTDALTDKETESLFKVIQDLKNEGKAIVYISHRLKEIFEICDYITVLRDGKYVGSEQICNLDEDKMIEMMVGRKLTDQFPRQEVEKGNVVLEVKNISNRHINDVSFNVKSGEIIGIAGLMGAGRTELAKTIYGHIKKDCGQVLVNGKEVNNRSAKDGLKNKIAYVSEDRKGDGLILSLSVRENMTISSLDSISSLFKLNKSKENNQVKDYIKKMNIKTPSEEQIIKNLSGGNQQKVAIAKALMTNPDVLILDEPTRGVDVGAKKEIYDLINNFKSQGKAVIMISSEMPEILGLSDRILVLSQGRLTGELDIKDATQESILKYAVTVKEA, from the coding sequence ATGAAAAGTCCAATTTTGCAGATGAAAAATATAGTTAAAGAGTTCCCTGGAGTAAAAGCTTTAGATGGAGTTAATTTAGAGCTTTATCAAGGTAAAGTAATGGCTCTTATGGGAGAAAATGGTGCAGGAAAATCTACACTTATGAAGGTATTAAGTGGAGTTTATAAAAAAGATAAAGGTCAAATTTATTACAACGGAAATTTAGAAGATATAAAAGGGCCAAAGGATGCACAAGAAAAAGGAATAGCAATAATACACCAAGAGTTAAATCTAATACAAGACTTAACTATAGGTGAAAATATATTCTTAGGAAGAGAGCCTAAAAAAGGATTAAGAATAGATTTTAAAAAACTATATGAAGAAGCTGATAAATACTTAAATAAATTAAATATAAAAACTAGTTCAAAAGAATTGGTTGGAAACTTAAGTATCGGACAACAACAAATGGTAGAAATAGCAAAAGCTTTATCTTTAGATGCAAAAATAATAATAATGGATGAACCTACAGATGCTCTTACAGATAAAGAAACGGAAAGTTTATTTAAAGTAATACAAGATTTAAAAAATGAAGGAAAAGCAATTGTTTATATATCACATAGATTAAAAGAAATTTTTGAAATTTGTGATTACATAACAGTTTTAAGAGATGGTAAGTATGTAGGAAGTGAACAAATCTGCAATCTAGATGAAGATAAAATGATTGAGATGATGGTTGGAAGAAAACTTACAGATCAGTTTCCAAGACAAGAAGTAGAAAAAGGTAATGTAGTGTTAGAAGTTAAAAATATTTCTAATAGGCATATAAATGATGTATCTTTTAATGTGAAAAGTGGAGAAATTATTGGAATTGCCGGACTTATGGGAGCTGGAAGAACAGAATTAGCTAAAACTATTTATGGACATATAAAAAAGGACTGTGGACAAGTCTTAGTTAATGGAAAAGAAGTAAATAATAGATCAGCTAAAGATGGACTTAAAAATAAAATAGCATATGTATCTGAAGATAGAAAAGGAGATGGATTAATACTGTCATTATCTGTAAGAGAAAACATGACAATCTCTTCTTTAGATAGTATATCTAGTTTGTTTAAGTTAAATAAATCAAAAGAAAACAATCAAGTGAAAGATTATATAAAGAAAATGAACATTAAAACTCCAAGTGAGGAACAAATAATTAAAAACTTAAGTGGTGGAAATCAGCAAAAGGTAGCAATAGCTAAAGCTCTCATGACAAACCCTGATGTACTTATACTTGATGAACCTACACGTGGAGTTGACGTTGGTGCAAAAAAAGAAATATATGATCTTATAAATAACTTTAAAAGTCAAGGTAAAGCGGTAATTATGATATCTTCTGAAATGCCAGAAATACTTGGATTAAGTGATAGAATACTAGTTTTAAGTCAAGGTAGATTAACTGGAGAATTAGACATTAAAGATGCAACTCAAGAAAGTATATTAAAATATGCAGTTACAGTAAAGGAGGCTTAA
- a CDS encoding L-lactate dehydrogenase, which produces MKNKVVIIGTGMVGMSYAYSMVNQGTCEELVLIDKDKDRAIGEAMDLNHGLNFGNRKMKIYAGDYSNCDDASIICITAGAIQNEGETRLDLLNKNTLIMKDIISQINKTKFNGILLIATNPVDIMTYVAFKLSGYKSNRVIGSGTTLDSSRLRYILSEILDVNSKNVHAYVMGEHGDSQFVAWSYAMQGVQPIYQIVSRNNQNITFKDLDLIEKEVKNLAYEIIKRKKSTYYGIGMGLTAITKAILENENTILTVSSYLNGEYGQQEVYISVPSIVNKNGVRNIIELPLELKEKQKLDKSIDIMKENIKKLNLK; this is translated from the coding sequence ATGAAAAATAAAGTTGTTATAATTGGAACTGGCATGGTTGGTATGAGTTATGCTTATTCTATGGTGAATCAAGGAACTTGTGAAGAACTTGTTTTAATTGATAAGGATAAAGATAGAGCTATAGGAGAAGCTATGGATTTAAATCATGGATTAAATTTTGGAAATAGAAAAATGAAAATATATGCAGGAGATTATTCAAATTGTGATGATGCATCTATAATATGTATAACTGCCGGAGCTATACAAAATGAAGGAGAGACAAGATTAGACTTATTAAATAAAAACACACTAATAATGAAAGATATAATTTCCCAGATAAACAAAACTAAATTTAATGGTATCTTATTAATCGCTACGAACCCTGTGGATATAATGACATATGTAGCATTTAAGTTATCTGGATATAAATCAAACAGAGTAATTGGATCTGGGACAACATTAGATTCATCTAGACTTAGATATATATTAAGTGAAATTTTAGATGTAAACTCTAAAAATGTTCATGCTTATGTAATGGGAGAACATGGAGATTCTCAGTTTGTAGCGTGGAGTTATGCAATGCAAGGTGTTCAACCAATTTACCAGATAGTATCTAGAAATAATCAAAATATAACTTTTAAAGATTTAGATTTAATAGAAAAAGAAGTGAAAAATTTAGCTTATGAGATAATTAAAAGAAAGAAATCTACATATTATGGAATTGGTATGGGCCTTACTGCTATAACAAAAGCTATTCTTGAAAATGAAAATACTATACTAACGGTATCGTCATATTTAAATGGAGAGTACGGACAACAAGAAGTATACATATCTGTACCTAGTATAGTTAATAAAAATGGAGTAAGGAATATAATAGAATTACCATTAGAGTTAAAAGAGAAACAAAAACTTGATAAATCTATAGATATTATGAAAGAAAATATTAAAAAACTTAATTTAAAATAA
- the rbsB gene encoding ribose ABC transporter substrate-binding protein RbsB, translating into MKKFLSIILTIVLASFMLVGCNQTDKKTKKIGLIVSTLNNPFFVDLKKGVEKEAKELGYEVVVLDSQNDPAKEVSNMEDITVKDVDLVLLNPVDSDSAVASVMIANNANLPVMTVDRVSNGGKVLSHIASDNIAGGDMAAKFLIDKLGNKGNIVELEGIAGSSATRDRGKGFEDGIKGSNLKIIAKQSADFDRTKGLSVMENIIQSKGDINAVFAQNDEMALGASKALEDANMNNVLVVGFDATDDAVDAVKKGTMAATVAQQPILIGETAVKVANKYLNGEKVDDFIPVELQLVTK; encoded by the coding sequence ATGAAAAAATTTCTTTCAATAATTTTAACTATTGTTTTAGCTAGTTTTATGTTGGTTGGTTGTAACCAAACAGATAAAAAAACTAAAAAAATAGGACTTATAGTATCGACATTAAACAATCCTTTCTTTGTTGATTTAAAAAAGGGTGTTGAAAAAGAAGCAAAAGAACTTGGATATGAAGTTGTAGTTTTAGATTCTCAAAATGATCCAGCAAAAGAAGTATCTAACATGGAAGATATAACAGTAAAAGATGTAGATTTAGTTTTACTTAACCCTGTAGATTCTGACTCGGCAGTAGCATCAGTTATGATTGCTAATAATGCAAATCTTCCTGTTATGACAGTAGATAGAGTTTCTAATGGAGGCAAAGTATTATCTCATATAGCATCAGACAATATAGCTGGTGGAGATATGGCGGCTAAATTTTTAATAGATAAGTTAGGTAATAAAGGGAATATAGTTGAACTTGAAGGTATAGCAGGTTCATCAGCAACAAGAGATAGAGGTAAAGGATTTGAAGATGGAATAAAAGGAAGTAATTTAAAAATAATAGCAAAACAATCTGCTGACTTTGATAGAACAAAAGGGCTTAGTGTTATGGAAAACATAATTCAATCTAAGGGTGATATAAATGCTGTATTTGCTCAAAATGACGAAATGGCTTTAGGGGCATCAAAAGCACTTGAAGATGCTAATATGAATAATGTATTAGTGGTTGGGTTTGATGCAACTGATGATGCTGTAGATGCTGTTAAGAAAGGTACTATGGCTGCAACTGTTGCACAACAACCAATACTAATAGGAGAAACAGCTGTAAAAGTTGCCAATAAGTATTTAAATGGCGAAAAAGTAGATGATTTTATACCTGTAGAATTACAATTAGTTACAAAATAA
- a CDS encoding sulfurtransferase yields the protein MKNFVDCCFISDFKNIDNLFLIDCRFDLFDPDLGYKLYQIDHIPGAFYLDINKDICGKPSIHGGTRPLADIKILSNKLINIGITMNSTIVVYDEKIYSSPRLFLQLKYMGYKNVYILNGGFNAWKSNNLPTTCEIPKLNYNGFFKENLNESLVCNIEYVKNTINSNEIVLVDSRDNNRYTGEFEPLYSKPGHIPGAINIPWHNNISANGYVKSLDEISNNFLPLKDKEVILYCGSCIEACINYVLLDELGYNSKVYIGSMSDWISYNDNIVEKL from the coding sequence ATGAAAAATTTTGTAGATTGCTGTTTTATCTCAGATTTTAAAAATATAGATAATCTATTTTTAATAGATTGTAGGTTTGACTTATTCGATCCTGATTTAGGGTATAAATTATATCAAATTGACCATATTCCAGGTGCTTTTTATTTAGATATAAATAAAGATATTTGTGGAAAACCTTCTATACATGGTGGTACGCGTCCACTTGCTGATATCAAAATTTTATCAAATAAACTTATAAATATAGGTATAACTATGAACTCCACTATTGTAGTCTATGATGAAAAAATATATAGTTCACCTAGACTATTTCTTCAGTTAAAATACATGGGATATAAAAATGTATATATATTAAATGGAGGATTTAATGCGTGGAAATCTAATAATCTACCAACTACATGTGAAATTCCAAAACTTAATTATAATGGATTCTTCAAAGAAAATTTAAACGAAAGTTTAGTTTGCAATATTGAATATGTTAAAAATACCATTAACTCTAATGAAATTGTTTTAGTTGACTCTAGAGATAACAATAGATATACTGGAGAATTTGAACCTCTATACTCAAAGCCAGGTCATATACCAGGTGCAATAAATATTCCTTGGCATAATAATATATCTGCTAATGGTTATGTAAAAAGTTTAGATGAGATTAGTAATAATTTTTTACCATTAAAGGATAAAGAAGTTATTTTATATTGTGGATCATGTATAGAAGCTTGTATAAACTATGTGTTATTAGATGAACTTGGCTATAATTCTAAGGTTTATATAGGAAGTATGAGTGATTGGATTAGTTATAATGATAATATAGTTGAAAAACTATAA
- a CDS encoding FtsZ/tubulin family protein has translation MDFNNKYAKVIGVSDDGIKSLEYIVNYKNNKNILSTEKISINQDIDKDYAAKILDEIEIVFITYNSKEQRTCDIVKAVNFMAKERRIVSIGLDVNNDEKKVEFDFNAEFVINDENRDLICELINLMVESVSEDCTINIDLTDLKEILSKEKGLAHGFIESDKSMDNNELVESLFESIIKTNEELTKKKGIVFISLGNDYCKIEEVLSILNEMLENIQSKIDSKCDLIFTLALNEDLKDKIKMGILYN, from the coding sequence ATGGATTTTAATAATAAATATGCAAAAGTAATTGGAGTAAGTGATGATGGAATAAAAAGTTTAGAATATATAGTAAATTATAAAAATAATAAAAATATACTATCTACCGAAAAGATATCAATTAATCAAGATATAGATAAGGATTATGCCGCAAAAATACTTGATGAAATAGAAATTGTATTTATAACATATAACTCTAAAGAACAAAGAACATGTGATATAGTGAAAGCTGTAAACTTTATGGCAAAAGAGAGAAGAATAGTATCTATAGGTTTAGATGTTAACAATGATGAAAAGAAAGTTGAATTTGATTTTAATGCAGAGTTTGTTATAAATGATGAAAATAGGGATTTAATTTGCGAGTTAATAAATCTTATGGTTGAATCTGTTTCAGAAGATTGTACTATAAATATAGACTTAACGGATCTAAAAGAAATATTATCAAAAGAAAAAGGATTAGCTCACGGATTTATTGAAAGTGATAAATCTATGGATAATAATGAGTTAGTTGAATCATTATTTGAGTCTATAATAAAAACTAATGAAGAACTTACTAAGAAAAAAGGAATAGTATTTATAAGCTTAGGAAATGATTACTGTAAAATTGAAGAAGTTTTATCAATTTTAAATGAAATGCTTGAAAATATACAAAGTAAAATAGATAGTAAGTGCGATTTGATTTTCACATTAGCTTTAAATGAGGATTTAAAAGATAAAATAAAAATGGGTATATTATATAATTAA
- a CDS encoding PaaI family thioesterase: protein MKHKILKKQNISSHCVVCGIDNDLGLKAKFYELENDELLAICDTKEWHQSYPGRMHGGMSAAILDETIGRAITILDGEVWGVTVSLDLKYKKPVPTDCTIKVVGRITRDTRKLFEGSGEIILPNGEIAVTATGKYMKMPVNRIIEDENDIEKEWLEVKDEEELEYIEL from the coding sequence ATGAAACACAAAATATTAAAAAAACAAAACATTAGTAGCCATTGTGTAGTTTGTGGGATTGACAATGACTTGGGACTAAAGGCCAAATTTTATGAATTGGAAAACGATGAATTATTAGCAATATGTGATACAAAAGAATGGCATCAAAGTTATCCAGGAAGAATGCACGGAGGTATGTCGGCAGCTATACTTGATGAAACTATAGGACGAGCTATAACTATATTAGATGGTGAAGTTTGGGGAGTTACAGTTTCACTAGACTTAAAATATAAGAAACCTGTACCTACGGATTGTACTATAAAGGTAGTTGGAAGAATAACAAGAGATACTAGAAAGTTGTTTGAAGGAAGTGGTGAAATAATACTTCCGAATGGAGAAATAGCAGTAACAGCTACGGGAAAATACATGAAAATGCCAGTTAATAGAATCATAGAAGATGAAAATGATATTGAAAAAGAGTGGTTAGAAGTAAAAGATGAAGAAGAATTGGAATATATAGAGTTATAA
- the rbsD gene encoding D-ribose pyranase, with translation MKKGKLLNSEISSVISQMGHTDSLTIGDCGLPIPKDVKRIDLALKYGVPTFLDTLDTVLEELCVEEIIIAVEIKEAADEMYHEILKRFENIKVTMVEHEEFKKLTKNSDAVIRTGECTPYSNIILKSGVVF, from the coding sequence ATGAAAAAAGGAAAACTATTAAACAGTGAAATTTCATCAGTTATATCTCAAATGGGACATACAGACAGTTTGACTATTGGTGATTGCGGATTACCTATACCTAAAGATGTAAAGAGAATAGACTTGGCTTTAAAATATGGAGTCCCAACTTTTCTAGATACATTAGATACAGTACTTGAAGAGTTATGTGTAGAAGAAATAATAATAGCTGTAGAAATAAAAGAGGCAGCTGATGAAATGTATCATGAAATTTTAAAAAGATTTGAAAATATAAAAGTTACTATGGTAGAACATGAAGAGTTTAAGAAATTGACTAAAAACTCTGATGCAGTAATTAGAACAGGAGAATGTACTCCATACTCAAATATAATATTAAAATCAGGAGTTGTATTTTAA